The region TCATCAATTCGGAGACATGATGAGCAGCAACATCCGGTACAGACAGAATTCCGACCCGAATGGAGTTTTGCTTGACAAAATCGGCAAACTCCTCCAGCGGAAGAACCGGCGGGTCCGACTGCCGATGGATTTTTTCCGGGTCGATGTCAAAGGCCGCGACGATTTTAATTCCGCCCGATTCAAAGCCTTTGTACCGCATCAGGGCGGTTCCAATATTGCCGGCCCCCACTAAAACCACCCGCTGGAGCTCATTTTTTCCGAGGATTTCGAGGATTTTGGCAATCAGTTCATCGACACTGTAGCCCCCTCTTCGATTGCCCGTAATTCCAAAGAGGGAAAAGTCCTTGCGAACCTGAGAGGAAGTCACGCCAGCCGCATCAGCCAGATTGCCCGAAAAAACCTTCACGAAACCGAGGGCTTTCAGACGCTGAAGAGCGCTTTTATAACGCGACAATCGAATTATGCATTTCCTGTTCACCATGAACTTCCCCTTCTTTTCGTTTAGTTCTCCAAAAATAACATTTATGTTTCCGTACTTCTCATTACTTTATATAAATATAAAATGATTAAAAAAGAAGTCAAGAATATTTGATATTTTTTTCACAATAAATTTTGACCTTTTCACAAATAAAAGATAATCGTATCTTTTATAAGGACTTATCAGTTATAAATGATTCCAGGAGTGCCCTGTTTTTTGAATGAGCTGTTCGGCAGGCAAGATTGTGGATGTTCCGGATTTGTAAACAAATATATCTTCTTTTTGTGACTCCCAGCTCTTTAAAACAGGTTCAAGAAGCTGCCATGCCAAA is a window of Anaerohalosphaeraceae bacterium DNA encoding:
- a CDS encoding redox-sensing transcriptional repressor Rex translates to MVNRKCIIRLSRYKSALQRLKALGFVKVFSGNLADAAGVTSSQVRKDFSLFGITGNRRGGYSVDELIAKILEILGKNELQRVVLVGAGNIGTALMRYKGFESGGIKIVAAFDIDPEKIHRQSDPPVLPLEEFADFVKQNSIRVGILSVPDVAAHHVSELMIRSGIMGILNFAPIQLRGAERVIINNINLEVELENLIYFVNAMQKTGQIE